TGGTTGGACAGCGAGCCGTTGTGCACGAGGCACTGGTCGGCGCCGGTCGAGAACGGATGAGCGCCGAGCGTGGTGACTGCGGATTCGGTTGCCATGCGGGTATGGCCGATGCCATGGGTTCCGCTCATCGAGCGGACGTCGAACCGCGCCACGACGTCTTTTGGAAGACCGATTTCCTTGTAAATCTCGACGCTTTCGCCCGATCCCATGAGACGGACTGCCGGGCGGATCTCTTCGAGCGCTTTGCGCACATTTCCGAGCTTGGATGCTTCCAGTTCGATGATCGCGTGCGTGCTCTTGATCGACACCTCGGCTTTGATGCCGGCCTTCTCAAGGTCACTGGCAAGGCCATCGAAGTCCACGCCCGGATTGGCGGACTGGATCGTAATTTTCGCCCGGCCCTCAGAAGAGCCCCCATAGATTGCGATACCAGCCGAGTCCGGCCCGCGATCCGTCATGGTGATCAGCATATCCGAGAGCAGATTTCCAAGCTGATGCTCAAGGCTCTTGTCCTTGAGGAACAGTCCAACAATGCCGCACATAGCGCGTCCCTCCGTTCAGTTGATGGAGAAACAGCTACCATGCAGATGATCCGATATCAACTAAGAAGAACCAAAAGTTCGTCAGAAGAAACATTCTGGTCAGAGAGTGGGCAGCATGAATAAAAAATACGCCGGAAAACGGGGCAAATGCACATTTAGTCGACACTTCAGGGATGCGTTCGGGGAAAATTCGGCGTGCAAAAGCAGCGGCCCTTGGCACCACAAGGATGCCAAGGGCCGCGATATCGGTGCAACTCGACGGGCTGGAAGCCGGTCAGGCTTCGCTGCCAGCTTTGTTTGGATACGAAATGATCGAAAGATAACGGCATGGAAGCTGGACGAGCTGTTCCGGCCCATGGGGAGCATCAGCGTCGAAGAAAAGACTATCCCCCGGCTCCATATCATAGAGCTGATCGCCATGACGATAAACAACCCGACCTTCGAGCATATGAAGGAACTCCATGCCATCGTGCTGGAATGTCGGGAAGACATCCGACGCCGTCGTCAGCGTGATGAGATAGGGCTCGACCGAAACGCCGGTTGTGTTGTTATCGATATGTCCAAGCAGGCTATACTGGTGGCCGGCACGCGTGCCTCTTCGCTCGATATTCAGCCCCTGCCCCGACTTCACGAACGTCGCCTTATGTGGCTCCTCGTATCCACGGAAAAAGGTCGTGATCGGCACTCCGAGCGCCTTGGATAGAGATTGCAAAGTGCCGAGCGAGGGGGAGATGTTTCCCCGCTCGATCTTCGAGAGCATCCCCGACGAAACACCCGTTGCGCTCGCCAGATCCGCGATGGTGATGTTCAGCTTCTTCCGGCACTCTTTGACAGCGTGGCCGATAGCCAGCTCAAGATTGTTTTCACGTGGTTCACGGACAGCATGGGGATTTTGATCAAGCCAGTGTTTTACGGCCATCGCTTCCGCGAGTTTTTCTGCAGTCATTTATGGGTCGCTTTCCGCGTCATTGGATTCTTCAATCTTACTCTAAAGCATATTCTGCGCTTCGTGCAGTCTTCGCGGTGTTTCGTGCATCCTTGGGACGCAAGCCAAAGAATGCCGTGAAGGCATTCGAGAACTGTGCGGCGTTGGAAAATCCCGTCGCAAAGGCAACTTGTGAGACCGACAAGGCACTCTGCTCCACCAGTCGCCGGGCATGCTTCAGGCGTATCGCGCGGTAGGCATTGGAAAAGGTCGTGTCCTGATGCTCGAGAAACAGTCGGTTCAGGTGACGGGTACTCAGGCCTGCCCACTTCGCCATCGCATCTCGACTAAGAGGGTTTTCTATGGAGGTCTCCATCTTCTCCAGAACGGAAAG
The nucleotide sequence above comes from Rhizobium sp. CB3090. Encoded proteins:
- a CDS encoding glutamine amidotransferase family protein, which gives rise to MCGIVGLFLKDKSLEHQLGNLLSDMLITMTDRGPDSAGIAIYGGSSEGRAKITIQSANPGVDFDGLASDLEKAGIKAEVSIKSTHAIIELEASKLGNVRKALEEIRPAVRLMGSGESVEIYKEIGLPKDVVARFDVRSMSGTHGIGHTRMATESAVTTLGAHPFSTGADQCLVHNGSLSNHNNLRRELVREGMTFETQNDSEVAAAYLTAEMAKGKDLGQALTGALDDLDGFFTFVVGTKSGFGVVRDPIACKPAVMAETDQYVAFGSEYRALVNLPGIENARVWEPEPATVYFWDHDKAA
- a CDS encoding XRE family transcriptional regulator; amino-acid sequence: MTAEKLAEAMAVKHWLDQNPHAVREPRENNLELAIGHAVKECRKKLNITIADLASATGVSSGMLSKIERGNISPSLGTLQSLSKALGVPITTFFRGYEEPHKATFVKSGQGLNIERRGTRAGHQYSLLGHIDNNTTGVSVEPYLITLTTASDVFPTFQHDGMEFLHMLEGRVVYRHGDQLYDMEPGDSLFFDADAPHGPEQLVQLPCRYLSIISYPNKAGSEA